A stretch of the Microcella sp. genome encodes the following:
- a CDS encoding SDR family NAD(P)-dependent oxidoreductase, which yields MLSDQSPDHRIDAADPGIDPADLETTLRVLSTLHELDHEHPDFIAVRHATAHMFRAVKVHRRLSKRAEVLAADKAVIEATATGSPDRIDDETRGVDISTSTTTPFAGELTRSQACYICKQQYTLVDAFYHQLCPDCARLNHAKRDARTDLTGRRALLTGGRAKIGMYIALRLLRDGAHTTITTRFPRDAVRRFSALPDSAEWIDRLRIVGIDLRDPAQVIGLAESLAAAGPLDIIINNAAQTVRRSPGAYQPLIEAELAPLPDGPLPELVTFGHTMDPHPLALAESVAAHPILSAAAAKAEQLTQAAMTAGSASIERHRDGTAIDAGGLVPDLHDVNSWTQAVGSVEPLEMLEVQLANSVAPYILVDRLRPSLAASPFERTYVVNVSAMEGVFGRGYKGPGHPHTNMAKAAMNMLTRTSAREMFETDGILMTSVDTGWITDERPHPTKLRLADEGFHAPLDLVDGAARVYDPIVRGEAGEDLFGVFLKDYKPSQW from the coding sequence GTGCTTTCCGACCAGTCTCCCGATCACCGCATCGACGCCGCTGACCCGGGCATCGATCCGGCCGACCTCGAGACCACCTTGCGGGTGCTGAGCACGCTGCACGAGCTCGACCACGAGCATCCCGACTTCATCGCGGTGCGCCACGCGACCGCTCACATGTTCCGCGCCGTCAAGGTGCACCGACGCCTGTCGAAGCGCGCCGAAGTGCTCGCCGCCGACAAGGCCGTGATCGAGGCGACCGCGACGGGCTCGCCCGACCGCATCGACGACGAGACCCGTGGCGTCGACATCAGCACCTCGACGACGACGCCGTTCGCCGGCGAGCTCACGCGCTCGCAGGCGTGCTACATCTGCAAGCAGCAGTACACGCTCGTCGACGCCTTCTATCACCAGCTGTGCCCCGACTGCGCGCGCCTGAATCACGCGAAACGGGATGCCCGGACAGACCTCACCGGACGACGCGCGCTCCTCACCGGCGGCCGCGCGAAGATCGGCATGTACATCGCGCTACGCCTCTTGCGCGACGGCGCACACACGACGATCACGACGCGGTTTCCGCGCGACGCCGTGCGCCGATTCTCGGCTCTGCCCGACTCGGCCGAGTGGATCGACCGCCTGCGCATCGTCGGCATCGACTTGCGCGACCCTGCTCAGGTCATCGGGCTCGCCGAATCGTTGGCCGCGGCCGGGCCGCTCGACATCATCATCAACAATGCGGCGCAGACCGTGCGGCGCTCCCCCGGCGCCTATCAGCCGCTCATCGAGGCCGAGCTCGCACCCCTGCCCGACGGGCCGCTACCGGAACTCGTGACGTTCGGCCACACGATGGATCCGCACCCGCTGGCACTTGCCGAGTCGGTCGCCGCCCACCCGATTCTCTCCGCAGCCGCGGCGAAGGCCGAGCAGCTCACGCAGGCGGCGATGACGGCCGGGAGCGCATCCATCGAGCGCCACCGCGACGGCACCGCGATCGATGCCGGCGGCCTCGTGCCCGACCTGCACGACGTCAACAGCTGGACGCAGGCAGTCGGTTCGGTCGAACCACTCGAAATGCTCGAAGTGCAGCTCGCGAACTCGGTGGCGCCCTACATCTTGGTCGATCGACTACGGCCGTCGCTGGCGGCCTCGCCCTTCGAGCGCACCTACGTCGTCAACGTGAGCGCGATGGAAGGCGTGTTCGGGCGCGGCTACAAGGGCCCCGGCCACCCGCACACCAACATGGCGAAGGCGGCGATGAACATGCTCACCCGCACGAGCGCGCGCGAGATGTTCGAGACCGACGGCATTCTCATGACGAGCGTCGACACCGGGTGGATCACCGATGAGCGACCGCACCCGACGAAGCTGCGGCTCGCCGATGAGGGCTTCCACGCCCCGCTCGATCTCGTCGACGGAGCCGCGCGGGTCTACGACCCGATCGTGCGCGGTGAAGCCGGCGAAGACCTGTTCGGCGTCTTTCTGAAGGACTACAAACCCTCTCAGTGGTGA
- a CDS encoding zinc ribbon domain-containing protein, protein MALTASPESQRLLLDVQALDTTLQQLSHRERALPERAVVDDLTAEAEVMREFVVQRRGELEDARIELGRVESDVALVEARISRDDNRLQQSSSVKDIQGLEHELASLKARLGDLEEIELSVMEKVETLESELASATTALDDQQAKVAEAIAARDAALAVIADERSAAQQQRDAVVAQVPADLIALYEKQRERYGTGASHLRARISSASGVELTGSDLATVRSAAPDAVLLCPDSNAILVRTDESGL, encoded by the coding sequence ATGGCCTTGACCGCCAGCCCCGAGTCGCAGCGTTTGCTGCTCGATGTTCAAGCGCTCGACACGACGCTGCAGCAGCTCTCGCACCGCGAGCGCGCCCTGCCCGAGCGCGCCGTCGTCGATGACCTGACCGCTGAAGCCGAGGTGATGCGCGAGTTCGTCGTGCAGCGTCGAGGCGAGCTCGAAGACGCCCGCATCGAGCTCGGCCGGGTCGAGAGCGATGTCGCGCTCGTCGAGGCCCGCATCAGCCGCGACGACAACCGTCTGCAGCAGAGTTCGTCGGTCAAAGACATTCAGGGGCTCGAGCATGAGCTCGCGTCGCTCAAGGCACGTCTCGGCGATCTGGAAGAGATTGAGCTCTCGGTCATGGAGAAGGTCGAGACGCTCGAGAGCGAGCTCGCCTCTGCGACGACCGCCCTCGACGACCAGCAGGCGAAGGTGGCCGAGGCGATCGCGGCACGAGACGCTGCACTCGCGGTCATCGCCGACGAGCGCTCGGCGGCGCAGCAGCAGCGCGATGCCGTGGTCGCTCAGGTGCCCGCCGATCTCATCGCGCTCTACGAGAAGCAGCGCGAGCGTTACGGCACGGGGGCCTCGCACTTGCGAGCACGCATCTCGAGTGCGAGCGGCGTTGAGCTGACGGGCAGCGATCTCGCGACCGTGCGCTCGGCAGCGCCCGATGCCGTGCTGCTGTGCCCCGACTCGAACGCGATTCTCGTGCGCACCGACGAGAGCGGCCTGTGA
- a CDS encoding VIT1/CCC1 transporter family protein: MSDTPAAPETTGGQHDSEPHDRGAFNDGLNKLRAGVLGANDGIVSVAAVVVGVAGATTELAPIITAGVAAVVGGAISMALGEYVSVASARDSQTALIAKEKRELAEMPEQELAELAGIYQSKGLSAETAQKVAEELTAHDALGAHLEAELHIDENEVLKPWQAAWASFLAFLLGAVLPMLAISLPPAELRIPIAFVATLLALGITGGLGAYLGKSPWLKPTVRVVLGGAVALAVTFAIGALLGTAIA, translated from the coding sequence ATGAGCGACACGCCTGCGGCCCCGGAGACGACCGGAGGCCAGCACGATTCTGAACCTCACGATCGCGGAGCGTTCAACGACGGACTCAACAAACTGCGCGCGGGCGTGCTCGGCGCCAACGACGGCATCGTGTCGGTGGCCGCAGTCGTCGTGGGCGTTGCTGGCGCGACGACCGAGCTCGCACCCATCATCACCGCCGGAGTCGCCGCTGTCGTCGGAGGCGCGATCTCGATGGCCCTCGGGGAGTACGTCTCGGTCGCCAGCGCTCGAGACAGTCAGACCGCGCTCATCGCGAAAGAGAAGCGTGAGCTGGCCGAGATGCCCGAGCAGGAGCTCGCTGAGCTCGCCGGCATCTACCAGTCGAAGGGACTCTCGGCCGAGACCGCCCAGAAGGTCGCCGAAGAGCTCACCGCCCACGACGCCCTCGGCGCGCACCTCGAAGCCGAGCTGCACATCGACGAGAACGAAGTGCTCAAGCCCTGGCAAGCCGCCTGGGCGTCGTTCCTCGCCTTCTTGCTCGGCGCTGTGCTGCCGATGCTCGCGATCTCGCTGCCGCCCGCCGAGCTGCGCATTCCGATCGCCTTCGTCGCGACGCTTCTCGCGCTCGGCATCACCGGAGGTCTCGGGGCCTACCTGGGCAAGAGCCCGTGGCTCAAGCCCACCGTACGCGTCGTGCTCGGTGGCGCCGTCGCGCTCGCCGTGACCTTCGCGATCGGCGCACTCCTCGGCACCGCGATCGCCTAG
- a CDS encoding purine-cytosine permease family protein: MVDDEQPANEAESAPSNGPRRSTFTPPPADVNYDPATTDDDALAAALAQQFTRPSPVVEPAPASEPGPEPAPEPAPVVEPSPWAPPESIATPGPESSPEPTPSPEPTPSIPAPPQRQSLSDEELLAAADLDAPDHDTSSLLDLVERELALRQQEAVTLAEWEQQVRQTAGPEAEQLVSEVRSQFTGVIPVVAPGPSTATPHDAAPVPAAPSPEPVAPAVEPVVPPTGPELDLALADAPPPFGAAITAVPPPPGSVPAPPELVEPAAPEGSATIVSAPTAFEALLAAADAATGETAAPEIAADSDPELPWRMEEQPEVGAPEPDPTPIDEASTDAAEIAAPAAAPRIERIGLEPTPAEHRTGRSIRLFWLWFAVNASVVSVALGAVLLGLGMSLRQSILAALIGVAVSFLPLGLGTLASKWSGQPTMVVSRATFGTAGNVIPALLAVVTRLVWAAALLWMLGTGVAEVLVGGSVVEGIATLDLALAIAGIALVIAAVIAALGFRAIAVLGAVVTVLGVILVGGLIALTVPYVDLNAALSVPDGPWMLMASGAVLVFSVVGLAWANSSGDLARYQAKGTAGSAAVLFTAFGATIPAFALISWGALLAASNPFVAEGLVDNPVDIIARMLPLWYPVPLVLAVALGLLAAAVLALYSGGFALLAVGIRMPRAVAVVIAVVIAAGATVTLAFVVPDVTALFRDVVTTLAVPVAAWAGLFGAETMIRTRRVHSPSLLSSGGVYPRVRWVNTIMLLVVTGIGWGLTTATVTGLQWQGYLWSLLGVPLDDALAAADLGVAIALVLGLLTPIVAGIPALRALQSAERQAALLEGSETATSSIAVETQPAAPPPDESPIEASTAPPATP, encoded by the coding sequence ATGGTCGACGACGAGCAGCCCGCGAACGAGGCCGAATCCGCGCCTAGTAATGGCCCGCGGCGGTCGACGTTCACGCCCCCTCCCGCCGATGTGAACTACGACCCGGCGACGACCGACGACGACGCCCTCGCGGCGGCGCTCGCCCAGCAGTTCACGCGACCCTCGCCGGTGGTCGAGCCGGCGCCGGCGTCGGAGCCCGGGCCGGAACCTGCGCCAGAGCCGGCGCCCGTGGTGGAACCCAGCCCCTGGGCGCCGCCCGAGAGCATCGCGACCCCGGGCCCCGAGTCGAGCCCCGAGCCGACCCCGAGCCCCGAGCCGACCCCGAGCATTCCGGCACCCCCGCAGCGCCAGTCGCTCTCGGACGAAGAGCTGCTTGCTGCGGCCGACCTCGACGCCCCCGACCACGACACGAGTTCGTTGCTCGACCTCGTCGAGCGCGAGCTGGCACTGCGGCAGCAAGAGGCGGTCACGCTCGCCGAATGGGAGCAGCAGGTGCGTCAGACCGCGGGACCCGAGGCCGAGCAGCTGGTCTCCGAGGTGCGATCGCAGTTCACCGGCGTGATCCCCGTGGTCGCGCCGGGCCCGTCGACCGCAACGCCTCACGACGCAGCGCCCGTGCCCGCGGCACCGTCGCCCGAACCCGTGGCGCCCGCCGTCGAACCCGTGGTGCCGCCCACCGGACCTGAACTCGACCTGGCTCTTGCCGACGCGCCGCCACCCTTCGGAGCGGCGATCACGGCGGTTCCGCCGCCTCCGGGGTCGGTTCCCGCGCCGCCCGAGCTCGTCGAGCCCGCGGCCCCGGAGGGCTCTGCGACGATCGTCAGTGCGCCGACGGCCTTCGAAGCCTTGCTCGCCGCCGCTGATGCCGCGACCGGCGAGACCGCCGCGCCGGAGATCGCCGCCGACTCCGACCCCGAGTTGCCGTGGCGCATGGAAGAGCAGCCCGAGGTGGGCGCCCCTGAGCCAGACCCGACGCCCATCGACGAAGCATCGACCGACGCCGCGGAGATCGCTGCGCCCGCCGCGGCCCCGCGTATCGAGCGCATCGGTCTCGAGCCGACGCCCGCCGAGCATCGCACGGGCAGGTCTATCCGACTCTTCTGGCTGTGGTTCGCGGTCAACGCTTCGGTCGTGAGCGTCGCTCTCGGCGCGGTGCTGCTGGGCCTGGGCATGAGCCTGCGCCAGTCGATTCTTGCCGCGCTCATCGGCGTCGCGGTGTCGTTCCTGCCCCTCGGCCTCGGCACGCTCGCCAGCAAATGGAGCGGCCAACCGACGATGGTGGTCTCACGCGCGACGTTCGGCACGGCGGGCAACGTCATCCCAGCGCTGCTGGCTGTCGTCACGCGACTGGTCTGGGCCGCGGCCTTGCTGTGGATGCTCGGCACCGGTGTCGCCGAAGTGCTCGTCGGCGGTTCCGTCGTCGAGGGCATCGCCACCCTCGATCTTGCCCTCGCTATCGCGGGGATCGCTCTTGTCATCGCCGCCGTCATCGCCGCACTCGGCTTCCGGGCGATCGCCGTGCTCGGGGCTGTCGTCACCGTTCTCGGCGTCATCCTCGTGGGCGGCCTCATCGCCCTGACCGTGCCCTATGTCGACCTCAACGCGGCACTCTCAGTGCCCGACGGTCCCTGGATGCTCATGGCGAGCGGCGCGGTGCTCGTGTTCAGTGTCGTCGGCCTCGCGTGGGCCAACAGCAGCGGCGACCTGGCGCGCTATCAGGCCAAGGGCACAGCAGGCTCGGCCGCCGTGCTCTTCACGGCGTTCGGGGCGACGATTCCTGCTTTTGCGCTCATCAGCTGGGGTGCTCTGTTGGCTGCCTCGAACCCGTTCGTCGCCGAAGGCCTCGTCGACAACCCGGTCGACATCATCGCGCGCATGCTTCCGCTCTGGTACCCCGTGCCGCTCGTACTTGCGGTCGCACTCGGACTGCTCGCGGCGGCCGTGCTCGCGCTCTACTCGGGCGGTTTCGCGCTGCTCGCGGTGGGCATCCGCATGCCTCGCGCGGTGGCCGTCGTGATCGCGGTCGTCATCGCCGCCGGCGCCACGGTCACCTTGGCGTTCGTCGTGCCCGATGTCACGGCGCTGTTCCGCGATGTCGTGACGACGCTCGCGGTGCCGGTTGCCGCGTGGGCCGGTCTCTTCGGTGCCGAGACCATGATTCGTACGCGTCGGGTGCACTCTCCGTCGTTGCTCTCGAGCGGCGGGGTCTACCCGCGGGTGCGTTGGGTCAACACGATCATGCTGCTCGTCGTGACGGGCATCGGCTGGGGTCTGACCACCGCCACGGTAACCGGCCTGCAGTGGCAGGGATACCTGTGGTCGCTGCTCGGTGTGCCTCTCGACGATGCGCTTGCCGCCGCCGACCTCGGTGTTGCGATCGCTCTGGTGCTCGGCCTGCTCACGCCGATCGTCGCCGGAATTCCCGCCCTGCGAGCACTGCAGTCTGCCGAGCGCCAGGCGGCGCTGCTGGAGGGCAGCGAGACAGCCACCTCGAGTATCGCCGTCGAGACGCAGCCCGCCGCCCCGCCTCCCGACGAGTCGCCCATCGAGGCGTCGACGGCTCCACCGGCGACGCCGTGA
- the ppgK gene encoding polyphosphate--glucose phosphotransferase produces MTRAIGIDIGGTGIKGAIVDLDAGELVSERIKHATPEGGEPADIIETVRQLVDELVTEHGGADVAHIGVCFPAIVRNGRTMSAANVSDEWIGLDADARFTEALGRDIHFVNDADAAGFAEAIYGAARDRRGLVIMTTLGTGIGSAFIYEGVLIPNTELGHLELGGDDAEHWAANSAREREGLSFEQWAERLTRYYRHVEFLFSPDLLVIGGGVSKQHDEFLHLIDVATPIVPAELRNNAGIMGAAALAQRHAH; encoded by the coding sequence ATGACGCGCGCCATCGGCATCGATATCGGCGGCACCGGCATCAAGGGGGCAATCGTCGACCTGGATGCTGGCGAGCTCGTCAGCGAGCGCATCAAGCACGCCACCCCCGAGGGCGGCGAGCCCGCCGACATCATCGAGACTGTGCGGCAGCTCGTCGACGAGCTCGTCACCGAGCACGGTGGCGCCGACGTCGCGCACATCGGCGTGTGCTTTCCGGCGATCGTGCGCAACGGGCGCACGATGTCGGCCGCGAACGTCAGCGACGAATGGATCGGGCTGGATGCTGATGCCCGGTTCACGGAAGCACTCGGTCGCGACATCCACTTCGTCAACGACGCTGACGCCGCGGGGTTCGCAGAGGCGATCTACGGTGCCGCGCGCGACCGCCGCGGTCTCGTGATCATGACGACCCTCGGCACGGGCATCGGCAGTGCGTTCATCTATGAGGGCGTGCTGATTCCGAACACCGAGCTGGGGCACCTCGAACTCGGCGGCGACGACGCTGAGCACTGGGCCGCGAACTCAGCGCGTGAGCGCGAAGGCCTGTCGTTCGAGCAGTGGGCCGAGCGCCTCACTCGCTACTACCGGCACGTCGAGTTTCTCTTCTCGCCCGATCTGCTCGTCATCGGAGGCGGCGTCTCGAAGCAGCATGACGAGTTCCTGCACCTCATCGACGTCGCGACGCCGATCGTGCCCGCCGAGCTGCGCAACAACGCGGGCATCATGGGCGCCGCGGCTCTGGCGCAGCGCCACGCCCACTGA
- a CDS encoding Nif3-like dinuclear metal center hexameric protein, producing MTTVADVSAAAEALWPLTGAEAWDAPGLLSGDPTAEVSRIVLAVDAVAETVDEAVALEAQVLLVHHPLLMRGVTTVAETTAKGALLARLIRGGCALYSAHTNADVVATGTSARLAGLLGLTDALPIVETAPGVGLGRVGALPEPTTLGALARRLASILPPTATGIRVAGEFDRPIARVAVCGGAGDSLLGESAVRSSDVYVTADLRHHPASEAVETARVAGGPALIDVSHWASEWLWLETAADELRSALPGVEVVVSELRTDPWDFVVVQ from the coding sequence GTGACGACGGTCGCCGACGTCTCGGCCGCCGCGGAAGCCCTCTGGCCGTTGACCGGGGCTGAGGCATGGGATGCTCCCGGTCTGCTGAGCGGCGACCCCACGGCAGAGGTCTCGCGCATTGTGCTCGCCGTCGACGCCGTCGCCGAGACGGTCGATGAGGCCGTGGCGCTCGAGGCCCAGGTGCTGCTCGTGCACCATCCGCTGCTCATGCGCGGCGTCACGACCGTCGCCGAGACGACCGCGAAGGGCGCGTTGCTCGCCCGACTGATCCGCGGCGGCTGCGCCCTGTACAGCGCACACACCAACGCCGACGTCGTCGCGACGGGCACGAGCGCCCGGCTCGCCGGCTTGCTGGGGCTGACGGATGCTCTGCCGATCGTCGAGACCGCGCCCGGCGTCGGCCTCGGGCGGGTGGGGGCGCTGCCCGAGCCGACCACGCTCGGAGCCCTCGCGCGGCGCCTCGCGAGCATCCTGCCCCCGACGGCGACGGGTATTCGCGTGGCGGGAGAGTTCGACCGACCGATCGCGCGCGTGGCCGTCTGCGGCGGTGCGGGCGACTCGCTGCTCGGCGAGAGTGCGGTGCGTTCGAGTGACGTCTACGTGACCGCCGACCTGCGGCACCACCCCGCGAGCGAGGCCGTCGAGACGGCGCGCGTCGCCGGAGGGCCGGCGCTCATCGACGTCTCGCACTGGGCGAGCGAGTGGCTGTGGCTCGAGACCGCGGCCGACGAGCTACGGTCGGCATTGCCGGGCGTCGAGGTCGTGGTCAGTGAGCTGCGCACCGACCCCTGGGACTTCGTGGTCGTACAGTAG
- a CDS encoding reverse transcriptase-like protein: protein MTRELLVEADGGSRGNPGPAAGGAVVIDPATGEVIAEVGVWVGTATNNVAEYSGMLAGVRRALELDPDAELTVRMDSKLVVEQMMGRWKIKHPAMAELAAEARQVLTGTPVRFEWVPRLENSRADACANQAMDARASFSR from the coding sequence GTGACGCGCGAACTGCTCGTCGAGGCCGACGGCGGCTCGCGCGGAAACCCCGGCCCCGCCGCCGGGGGAGCTGTTGTGATCGACCCCGCGACCGGCGAGGTCATCGCCGAGGTGGGAGTCTGGGTCGGCACCGCGACGAACAACGTCGCCGAGTACAGCGGCATGCTCGCGGGGGTGCGGCGCGCGCTTGAGCTTGACCCCGATGCCGAGCTCACCGTGCGCATGGATTCGAAGCTCGTCGTCGAGCAGATGATGGGTCGCTGGAAGATCAAGCACCCCGCCATGGCCGAGCTCGCCGCCGAGGCGCGGCAGGTGCTCACGGGCACTCCCGTGCGCTTCGAGTGGGTGCCCCGCCTCGAGAACTCGCGCGCCGACGCGTGCGCCAATCAGGCGATGGATGCTCGCGCCTCGTTCTCGCGCTGA
- a CDS encoding fatty acid desaturase family protein produces MTSLASSGSLGSLRTTTPRDPDAVPLTASYSALMRTVRDAGLLRRREGFYYAVFAGLALALGGIITGMVLLGDSWFQLLMAGALGIVLTQIAFVTHEASHRQIFASGKVNDWVGRILATAVVGISYHWWMHKHSRHHAKPNQKGADPDIEQDTIAFLPEDAAKSKGAFALITRNQGWLFFPLLTLEGINLHFRSILSLFDKGRVEHRYLELTLIALRLSLYVAVLFMFLPLGMAFAFLGVQLAVFGVYMGASFAPNHKGMPILENDTNLDFLHRQILTSRNLKGGWWATVLFGGLNHQVEHHLFPNMPRPALSRAREIVREYSDATGISYTETGVLRSYGIVIDYLNRVGLSARDPFDCPLVNQFRRS; encoded by the coding sequence ATGACCTCTCTCGCCTCGTCCGGATCACTCGGTAGCCTGCGCACCACGACCCCCCGCGACCCCGATGCTGTGCCGCTCACGGCGTCGTACTCGGCGCTCATGCGAACGGTGCGTGACGCCGGGCTTCTCCGCCGTCGCGAGGGCTTCTACTACGCGGTCTTCGCCGGGCTCGCTCTCGCTCTCGGCGGCATCATCACGGGCATGGTGCTGCTCGGCGACAGCTGGTTCCAGCTGCTGATGGCCGGCGCGCTCGGCATCGTGCTGACGCAGATCGCGTTCGTGACCCACGAGGCATCGCACCGCCAGATCTTCGCCTCGGGCAAGGTCAACGACTGGGTCGGTCGAATTCTCGCCACGGCGGTCGTCGGCATCAGCTACCACTGGTGGATGCACAAGCACTCGCGCCACCACGCGAAGCCGAACCAGAAGGGCGCCGACCCCGACATCGAGCAAGACACCATCGCCTTCCTGCCCGAAGACGCAGCGAAGTCGAAGGGCGCCTTCGCGCTCATCACGCGCAACCAGGGCTGGTTGTTCTTCCCCCTGCTGACGCTCGAGGGCATCAACTTGCACTTTCGGTCGATCCTGTCGCTCTTCGACAAGGGCCGCGTCGAGCACCGCTACCTCGAGCTGACGCTCATCGCACTGCGCCTCTCGCTCTACGTCGCCGTGCTCTTCATGTTTCTGCCGCTCGGCATGGCCTTCGCCTTCTTGGGCGTGCAGCTCGCGGTTTTCGGGGTCTACATGGGAGCATCCTTCGCTCCCAACCACAAGGGCATGCCGATTCTCGAGAACGACACCAACCTCGACTTCTTGCACCGCCAGATTCTCACCTCGCGCAACCTCAAGGGCGGTTGGTGGGCGACCGTGCTGTTCGGCGGGCTCAACCACCAGGTCGAGCACCACCTGTTCCCGAACATGCCGCGCCCGGCGCTCAGCCGTGCTCGCGAGATCGTGCGTGAGTACTCGGACGCCACCGGCATCTCGTACACCGAGACGGGTGTTTTGCGCTCGTACGGCATCGTCATCGACTACTTGAACCGCGTCGGCCTCTCGGCCCGCGACCCGTTCGACTGCCCGCTGGTCAATCAGTTCCGGCGCAGCTAG
- a CDS encoding DMT family transporter, translating to MSSAIWALVAACVLWGTTGTAASFFSDDVSPLAIGASTMVVGGALLFATNHRRSLAVIGDRTVRAWLLAAAAGMVAYPLAFYAAMDLAGVAIGNVVSLGSGPIFAALLEWRLHRQRLTGRWMLSASIAIAGVALLVVGGHGSGSPVDPATIPAGVALGLVAGAGYALFTLASGTIIRRGHTGRATMGAAFGLAAIPLAVVLLVVGAPLLGSLQNVGLAAYLAVGPMFLAYVFFGWGIRALRSSTVTVITLLEPLVATLLAIAVVGERLEPLGWVGLALILLGVAVLSSARQPRPAP from the coding sequence GTGTCGTCCGCCATCTGGGCACTCGTCGCTGCGTGCGTGCTGTGGGGAACCACTGGCACAGCGGCCTCGTTCTTCTCTGACGACGTGAGCCCGCTGGCGATCGGCGCGAGCACGATGGTCGTCGGCGGGGCGCTGCTGTTCGCGACGAACCATCGCCGGTCGCTCGCCGTCATCGGCGACCGCACGGTGCGCGCGTGGCTGCTGGCCGCGGCAGCGGGCATGGTGGCGTACCCCCTCGCGTTCTACGCGGCCATGGATCTCGCGGGAGTCGCGATCGGCAATGTCGTCTCGCTCGGCTCGGGGCCGATCTTCGCGGCGTTGCTGGAATGGCGGCTGCACCGGCAACGACTGACCGGGCGATGGATGCTGAGCGCGAGCATCGCCATCGCGGGCGTCGCCCTGCTCGTGGTCGGCGGCCACGGCTCGGGGTCGCCGGTCGACCCCGCGACGATTCCGGCCGGGGTGGCGCTCGGGCTCGTGGCCGGAGCGGGCTATGCGCTCTTCACGCTCGCGTCGGGCACGATCATCCGCCGCGGTCACACGGGGCGCGCGACGATGGGGGCGGCGTTCGGCCTGGCCGCGATCCCTCTCGCCGTCGTGCTGCTGGTCGTCGGAGCCCCGCTGCTCGGCAGCCTGCAGAACGTCGGCCTCGCCGCCTACCTCGCGGTCGGCCCGATGTTTCTCGCCTACGTGTTCTTCGGGTGGGGCATCAGGGCTCTGCGGTCGAGCACCGTGACCGTGATTACCCTGCTCGAGCCGCTCGTGGCGACGTTGCTCGCGATCGCCGTCGTCGGCGAGCGGCTCGAGCCTCTTGGCTGGGTCGGACTCGCGCTCATCTTGCTCGGCGTAGCTGTGCTCTCCTCGGCTCGGCAACCGCGCCCCGCGCCATAG
- the map gene encoding type I methionyl aminopeptidase: protein MPRDASGHLVAGRLSPQRKVPASIPKPPYVGKPAPPPHVGGDVYDTETIELIRESGRIAAQAVEAVGAAIAPGVTTDELDRIAHEYLLDHGAYPSTLGYRGFPKSCCTSLNEVICHGIPDDTVIADGDIVNIDITAFKNGVHGDLNKTFIAGQANADARLLVERTQEALNRGIKAVAPGREINVIGRAIEAYAKRFGYGVVRDFTGHGVGTSFHSGLIVPHYDAAPDYSTVMEVGMVFTIEPMLTLGTIDWDLWSDDWTVTTKDKQLSAQFEHTLVVTERGADILTLP, encoded by the coding sequence ATGCCCCGTGACGCTTCAGGCCACCTCGTCGCCGGGAGACTCTCACCGCAGCGCAAGGTACCAGCGAGCATCCCGAAGCCGCCGTACGTCGGCAAGCCGGCCCCGCCCCCGCACGTCGGCGGCGACGTCTACGACACCGAGACGATCGAGCTCATCCGCGAGTCGGGGCGCATCGCCGCCCAAGCCGTCGAGGCAGTCGGGGCTGCGATCGCCCCAGGCGTCACGACAGACGAGCTCGACCGAATCGCCCACGAGTATCTGCTCGACCACGGGGCGTACCCTTCGACGCTCGGCTACCGCGGATTTCCGAAGTCGTGCTGCACGAGCCTCAATGAGGTCATCTGCCACGGGATTCCCGACGACACCGTCATCGCCGACGGCGACATCGTCAACATCGACATCACGGCCTTCAAGAACGGCGTGCACGGCGACCTGAACAAGACCTTCATCGCCGGCCAAGCCAACGCAGATGCGCGGCTGCTCGTCGAGCGCACCCAGGAGGCGCTCAATCGCGGCATCAAGGCCGTGGCGCCCGGTCGCGAGATCAACGTCATCGGCCGCGCTATCGAGGCCTACGCGAAGCGCTTCGGCTACGGAGTCGTGCGCGACTTCACGGGGCACGGTGTGGGCACGTCGTTCCACTCGGGGCTGATTGTTCCGCACTACGACGCCGCGCCCGACTACTCGACAGTCATGGAGGTCGGCATGGTCTTCACGATCGAGCCCATGCTCACCCTCGGAACCATCGACTGGGATCTCTGGTCTGACGACTGGACCGTCACGACGAAAGACAAGCAGCTCAGCGCCCAGTTCGAGCACACGCTCGTGGTGACCGAGCGCGGGGCCGACATTCTCACGCTGCCGTGA